One segment of Marvinbryantia formatexigens DSM 14469 DNA contains the following:
- a CDS encoding deoxyguanosinetriphosphate triphosphohydrolase translates to MNIREMAEQREEEFLSEYASLSRNTRGRDIQEAQCDIRPVYQRDRDRILHCKSFRRLKHKTQVFLNPQGDHYRDRLTHTLEVSQIARTIAQALRLNESLTEAIAMGHDIGHTPFGHAGERALNRVCPDGFIHSEQSIRVVELLEKKGRGLNLTWEVRDGIRNHRTSGHPATLEGKVVRLSDKIAYINHDIDDAERAGILREEDIPLEYRQVLGSTIKERLNTMIHDIVSNSQGKPDICQSPEVGLAMKNIRKFMFQNVYTNPTAKGEETKAENMLAALYEYYEKHLELLPPEYQDMVTKGGQSVPRVVCDYISGMTDQYAMTKYAEYFIPKAWKL, encoded by the coding sequence ATGAATATACGGGAAATGGCGGAGCAGAGAGAAGAAGAATTTTTAAGTGAATATGCAAGCCTTAGCAGAAATACGCGCGGCAGGGATATCCAGGAGGCGCAGTGCGACATCCGTCCGGTGTATCAGCGCGACCGCGACCGTATTCTGCACTGCAAGTCGTTCAGGAGGCTGAAGCACAAGACGCAGGTTTTTTTAAACCCGCAGGGAGACCATTACCGGGACCGGCTGACGCATACCCTGGAGGTGTCGCAGATTGCCCGGACGATTGCGCAGGCGCTGCGCCTGAATGAAAGTCTGACGGAAGCTATCGCGATGGGGCACGATATCGGGCATACGCCGTTCGGTCACGCCGGGGAGCGGGCGCTGAACCGTGTCTGCCCGGACGGATTTATTCACAGCGAGCAGAGCATCCGCGTGGTAGAGCTGCTGGAGAAAAAGGGCAGGGGATTAAACCTTACCTGGGAGGTGCGGGACGGCATCCGCAATCACCGCACGAGCGGGCATCCCGCCACGCTGGAGGGCAAGGTGGTGCGCCTCTCGGATAAAATCGCCTATATCAATCACGATATCGACGACGCGGAGCGCGCGGGCATTCTGCGCGAGGAGGATATCCCGCTGGAATACCGGCAGGTGCTGGGCAGCACGATTAAGGAACGGCTGAATACCATGATTCACGATATTGTGAGCAACAGCCAGGGAAAGCCGGATATCTGCCAGTCCCCGGAGGTGGGGCTGGCGATGAAGAACATCCGGAAATTCATGTTCCAGAACGTGTACACCAATCCGACGGCAAAGGGAGAGGAGACTAAGGCGGAGAATATGCTTGCCGCCCTGTACGAATACTATGAGAAGCATCTGGAGCTGCTGCCCCCGGAATACCAGGATATGGTGACAAAGGGCGGGCAGAGCGTGCCGCGCGTGGTGTGCGATTATATCTCCGGCATGACGGACCAGTACGCCATGACGAAATATGCGGAATATTTTATTCCGAAGGCATGGAAGCTTTAA
- the dnaG gene encoding DNA primase, which yields MYYSEELVEEVRSRNDIVDVISGYVRLQRKGSSYFGLCPFHSEKSASFSVSREKQMYYCFGCGAGGNVFTFLMEYEHYTFPEALRVLAERAGVQLPEQEMNEEMRREQSLRSRILELNKMAAKYFYYQLRQEGGAHAMRYLKDRQLSDETIHHFGLGYANKYSDDLYRYLKGKNIPDELLAQSGLMQVDEKRGMYDKFWNRVIFPIMDVNGRVIGFGGRVMGDGKPKYLNSPETVVFDKSRNLYGLNFARTARKKQLLVCEGYMDVISLHQAGFINSVASLGTALTSQHASLIRRYTDEVILTYDSDEAGVRAALRAIPLLAEAGVTARVLNMRPYKDPDEFIKALGAEEFQKRIDDAQNSFLFETDILQQSYDMSDPSGKTAFYEAVAKKLVGFEQELERENYLEAVARRYGVSADSLRKMVNSIALKGMNFSRTEPVRSQTARQDKEPGILKSQKLLLTWLIEYPSLYEGARRFITPDDFTGEPYRTVAELLFEQYEAGEKSPARIINHFTDPEEQSKAAALFHSTLAVESEAEREKAFKETLQNIFLSSLERRRKELSPTDMAGLQKLITEQKRVREIAAANFSFQA from the coding sequence ATGTATTATTCGGAGGAACTGGTAGAAGAGGTACGCTCCAGAAATGATATCGTGGATGTGATTTCCGGTTATGTGCGGCTGCAGAGAAAGGGCAGCTCCTATTTCGGGCTGTGCCCGTTTCACAGCGAGAAGTCGGCGTCTTTTTCCGTGTCGCGGGAGAAGCAGATGTATTACTGCTTCGGCTGCGGAGCCGGGGGCAATGTCTTTACGTTTCTGATGGAATACGAGCACTATACGTTTCCGGAGGCGCTGCGGGTGCTGGCGGAGCGTGCGGGCGTGCAGCTTCCGGAGCAGGAAATGAATGAGGAGATGCGGCGGGAGCAGAGCCTGCGCAGCCGTATTCTGGAGCTGAACAAGATGGCGGCGAAGTATTTTTATTATCAGCTCCGCCAGGAGGGCGGCGCGCACGCCATGCGGTATCTGAAGGACCGGCAGCTTTCGGATGAGACAATCCATCATTTCGGGCTTGGCTATGCGAACAAATACAGCGACGACCTCTACCGTTATCTGAAGGGGAAAAACATTCCGGATGAGCTTCTGGCGCAGTCCGGGCTGATGCAGGTGGATGAAAAGCGCGGCATGTACGATAAATTCTGGAACCGCGTGATTTTTCCCATCATGGATGTAAACGGCAGGGTAATCGGCTTCGGCGGCCGCGTGATGGGGGATGGAAAGCCGAAATATCTGAATTCCCCGGAAACGGTGGTGTTCGATAAGAGCCGCAATCTTTACGGGCTGAATTTTGCCAGGACCGCGCGCAAAAAGCAGCTTCTGGTGTGCGAAGGCTACATGGATGTGATTTCTCTGCATCAGGCGGGCTTTATTAATTCCGTTGCCTCTCTGGGGACGGCGCTGACCTCGCAGCACGCCAGCCTTATCCGCCGTTATACGGATGAAGTGATACTGACCTACGACAGTGACGAGGCGGGTGTGCGCGCGGCGCTCAGGGCAATTCCGCTGCTGGCGGAGGCGGGCGTGACGGCGCGCGTGCTGAACATGCGCCCTTATAAAGACCCGGATGAATTTATCAAGGCGCTGGGAGCGGAGGAATTCCAGAAGCGGATAGACGACGCCCAGAACAGCTTTCTGTTTGAGACGGATATCCTGCAGCAGTCGTATGATATGAGCGACCCCAGCGGCAAGACGGCGTTTTATGAGGCGGTGGCAAAAAAACTGGTGGGCTTTGAGCAGGAGCTGGAGCGCGAAAATTATCTGGAGGCTGTCGCCCGGCGCTATGGGGTGAGCGCGGACAGTCTGCGGAAGATGGTCAACAGCATTGCTCTGAAGGGGATGAATTTTTCGCGGACGGAGCCGGTGCGCAGCCAGACTGCCCGGCAGGACAAGGAGCCGGGAATTTTGAAATCCCAGAAGCTGCTGCTGACCTGGCTGATCGAGTATCCGTCGCTCTATGAGGGTGCGCGCAGGTTTATCACACCGGATGACTTTACCGGAGAGCCGTACCGCACGGTGGCGGAGCTTTTGTTTGAACAGTATGAGGCGGGAGAGAAGTCGCCTGCCAGAATCATCAACCATTTTACGGACCCGGAGGAGCAGAGCAAGGCGGCGGCGCTGTTCCACTCCACGCTGGCGGTGGAGTCGGAGGCGGAGCGGGAAAAAGCGTTTAAGGAAACGCTGCAGAATATCTTTTTAAGCAGCCTGGAGCGGCGCAGAAAGGAGCTTTCGCCCACCGACATGGCGGGGCTGCAGAAGCTGATCACGGAGCAGAAAAGAGTGCGCGAGATTGCCGCGGCAAATTTTTCGTTCCAGGCATAG
- a CDS encoding tRNA (adenine(22)-N(1))-methyltransferase, whose product MSIQLSARLAAVARLTKGAERLADIGTDHGYLPVYLVQRGELKSAVAMDVNRGPLLRAQEHIRQYHLEEKISTRLSDGAQELLPGEADCVVIAGMGGPLTIKILSEGRRQLAQTETFVLQPQSEIESVRRFLHAEGFRITAEDMVKDDGKFYPMMKAVRAGSGGGETARMDDAMRIQNTEDAATAQTGDAARMDDAAAQNRNTARMDDAAAQNRNAARMDDTAAQNRNAVRTDDAPWEDYEYCFGRYLILQKNPVLLEFLQKEEATCRAILEKLRGLEKEKAAGRRAELEKRLRMIEQSRQPQIPAANEVK is encoded by the coding sequence TTGAGTATACAGCTATCAGCACGTCTGGCGGCGGTTGCCCGTCTGACAAAGGGGGCAGAGCGGCTGGCGGATATCGGGACGGATCACGGCTATCTGCCGGTTTATCTTGTGCAGCGGGGAGAACTGAAATCTGCGGTGGCGATGGATGTCAACCGGGGACCGCTGCTGCGCGCCCAGGAGCACATCCGGCAGTATCATCTGGAAGAGAAAATTTCGACCCGTCTCTCGGACGGAGCGCAGGAGCTGCTGCCGGGCGAGGCGGACTGTGTGGTCATCGCCGGTATGGGCGGACCGCTCACCATAAAAATCCTGTCGGAGGGCAGGCGGCAGCTTGCGCAGACAGAAACCTTTGTGCTGCAGCCGCAGTCGGAAATTGAGAGCGTGCGCAGATTCCTGCACGCGGAGGGCTTTCGCATCACGGCGGAGGATATGGTAAAGGACGACGGCAAATTCTACCCGATGATGAAAGCGGTGCGCGCCGGAAGCGGAGGCGGAGAGACGGCACGCATGGATGATGCGATGCGGATACAAAATACGGAAGATGCCGCCACGGCGCAGACCGGGGACGCGGCGCGCATGGACGATGCGGCGGCGCAGAACAGAAATACGGCGCGCATGGACGATGCGGCGGCGCAGAACAGAAATGCGGCGCGCATGGACGATACGGCGGCGCAGAACAGAAATGCGGTGCGCACAGACGATGCGCCGTGGGAGGATTATGAATACTGCTTCGGCAGATATCTGATTTTGCAGAAAAATCCTGTCCTTCTGGAATTTCTGCAGAAGGAGGAAGCCACCTGCCGCGCCATTCTGGAAAAGCTGCGGGGGCTGGAAAAAGAAAAGGCGGCGGGGCGCAGGGCAGAGCTTGAGAAAAGGCTGCGGATGATAGAGCAGTCGCGCCAGCCTCAGATACCTGCTGCGAACGAAGTGAAGTGA
- the coaBC gene encoding bifunctional phosphopantothenoylcysteine decarboxylase/phosphopantothenate--cysteine ligase CoaBC, giving the protein MLKGKTVLLGVSGSIAAYKIAYLASALKKLHADVHVLMTKNACNFITPVTFESLVGNKCLVDTFDRNFQFQVEHVSIASRADVLLVAPASANVIGKLAHGIADDMLTTTALACKCPKIIAPAMNTNMFENPVVQDNLKILEKYGWEVIAPATGYLACGTVGAGKMPEPEELLSYIKKEIAFPKDLRGKRILVTAGPTQEAIDPVRYITNHSTGKMGYALAANAMLRGAEVTLVTGKTALKEPMLVRTIPVTTAQEMFDRVTALASSQDIIIKAAAVADYRPAEVSTEKVKKTDGAPSIALERTQDILKYLGEHRQSGQFLCGFSMETQNMLANAKEKLTKKNLDMIVANNLKEAGAGFGTDTNVVTMITRDEEISLPLLSKEETAARILDKIISLQQTGNP; this is encoded by the coding sequence ATGCTGAAGGGAAAAACGGTACTGCTTGGTGTTTCGGGGAGCATTGCAGCCTATAAGATTGCATATCTGGCGAGCGCTCTGAAGAAGCTTCACGCGGACGTTCACGTTCTGATGACAAAAAATGCATGTAATTTCATTACTCCGGTTACTTTTGAAAGTCTGGTGGGAAACAAGTGTCTGGTAGACACCTTCGACCGCAATTTCCAGTTTCAGGTGGAGCATGTGTCGATTGCCAGCAGGGCGGACGTGCTGCTGGTAGCTCCGGCATCGGCGAATGTGATCGGCAAGCTGGCGCACGGCATTGCGGACGATATGCTGACGACAACGGCGCTGGCATGTAAGTGTCCGAAGATCATCGCACCGGCGATGAACACGAACATGTTCGAAAACCCGGTCGTGCAGGACAACCTGAAGATTCTGGAAAAATATGGCTGGGAGGTCATCGCGCCGGCGACCGGCTATCTGGCGTGCGGCACCGTGGGTGCGGGAAAAATGCCGGAGCCGGAGGAGCTTCTTTCTTATATTAAGAAAGAGATTGCCTTCCCGAAGGATCTGCGCGGAAAGCGGATTCTGGTGACGGCGGGGCCGACGCAGGAGGCGATTGACCCGGTACGCTATATCACCAACCATTCCACCGGAAAAATGGGCTATGCGCTTGCCGCAAATGCCATGCTCCGCGGAGCAGAGGTGACGCTTGTCACCGGAAAAACGGCGCTGAAGGAGCCGATGCTTGTGCGCACCATACCGGTTACGACCGCGCAGGAGATGTTCGACAGAGTGACCGCTCTGGCATCCAGTCAGGACATCATCATCAAGGCGGCGGCTGTGGCGGATTACCGTCCCGCCGAGGTCAGCACGGAAAAGGTGAAAAAAACAGACGGCGCGCCATCCATCGCGCTGGAGCGCACGCAGGATATTCTGAAATATCTGGGAGAACACAGGCAGAGCGGACAGTTTCTCTGCGGCTTCTCTATGGAGACACAGAATATGCTGGCAAATGCAAAGGAAAAGCTCACGAAAAAGAATCTGGACATGATTGTCGCCAACAACCTGAAAGAGGCTGGCGCAGGATTCGGGACAGATACGAACGTCGTGACAATGATTACCAGAGATGAGGAAATCTCACTCCCGTTACTCAGCAAGGAGGAGACAGCCGCGCGCATTCTGGATAAAATCATTTCTTTGCAGCAGACAGGAAACCCGTAA
- a CDS encoding ECF transporter S component: MNKKLSTTQLTILGLMTALLLLMAYTPLGYLNIGPLAITFNVIPVAISAIVLGPLGGAIAGGVFGLTSFLQCIGIGGSSAMGVILFDINPVFAFIQRFVPRVLDGFLLGYIFNFARRHFHIYVACAITGFCSAFLNTVFFMLALVLLYGNTEYVQGLMGGQNILMFICTFVGINAVCEMISSTLLTSAVGAALYKARFIPALKQKSQPV, from the coding sequence ATGAACAAAAAATTATCAACAACGCAGCTTACCATTCTTGGTCTTATGACCGCACTTCTCTTATTGATGGCGTACACACCGCTCGGCTATCTGAACATCGGACCGCTGGCGATTACCTTTAACGTCATACCGGTCGCAATCAGCGCGATCGTGCTGGGGCCTCTGGGCGGCGCGATTGCAGGGGGCGTCTTTGGTCTTACCAGCTTTCTGCAGTGCATCGGTATCGGCGGTTCAAGCGCGATGGGCGTGATACTGTTCGACATCAACCCGGTGTTCGCCTTTATCCAGCGCTTTGTTCCGCGTGTGCTCGACGGATTTCTGCTCGGCTACATCTTTAACTTCGCGCGCAGACATTTCCATATATACGTGGCGTGCGCGATAACCGGATTCTGCTCGGCGTTTCTGAACACGGTGTTTTTCATGCTGGCGCTGGTGCTTCTGTATGGAAACACAGAGTATGTGCAGGGTCTGATGGGCGGACAGAACATCCTTATGTTTATCTGCACCTTTGTCGGAATCAACGCTGTGTGCGAAATGATTTCTTCGACACTGCTGACAAGTGCAGTGGGAGCTGCTTTATATAAGGCGCGGTTTATCCCGGCGCTGAAACAGAAATCGCAGCCGGTTTAA
- a CDS encoding type III pantothenate kinase, with protein MILAIDIGNTNIVIGGIDEKKTYFIERVSTVRTKTELEYAIDIKNVLDIYGYSVEDISGGIVCSVVPQITNIMRVAAEKILRRDIMVVKSGLKTGLNILMDFPNQLGSDLVAASVAGITHYQVPLIIFDLGTATTVCVVDDKKNYIGGMIYPGLRVSLDALTENAAQLQGVALESPGRVIGKNTIDCMKSGILNSNAAAIDGIIDRIEEELGQKATVLATGGLAKTVLPLCRREIILDEELLLKGMLTIYQKNHAAFAASAETGKGADSCG; from the coding sequence ATGATTTTAGCGATTGACATCGGAAACACCAATATTGTCATCGGAGGCATCGATGAAAAGAAAACGTATTTTATAGAGCGCGTCTCGACGGTCCGGACAAAAACAGAGCTGGAATATGCCATTGATATAAAAAATGTGCTGGATATTTACGGTTACAGCGTGGAAGATATTTCGGGCGGTATCGTATGCTCGGTCGTTCCGCAGATTACCAATATCATGCGTGTGGCGGCGGAAAAAATTCTGCGCCGTGATATTATGGTGGTAAAGTCGGGGCTGAAGACCGGGCTGAATATTCTGATGGATTTTCCCAACCAGCTCGGCAGCGACCTGGTGGCGGCGTCGGTCGCCGGCATCACGCATTATCAGGTGCCGCTGATCATCTTTGACCTGGGAACGGCGACGACCGTGTGCGTGGTGGATGATAAGAAAAATTATATCGGCGGCATGATTTATCCGGGACTGCGTGTATCGCTGGACGCGCTGACCGAGAATGCCGCGCAGCTTCAGGGCGTGGCGCTGGAAAGTCCGGGGCGCGTCATCGGAAAAAATACCATCGATTGTATGAAGAGCGGTATTTTAAACAGCAATGCCGCCGCGATTGACGGCATTATCGACCGCATTGAGGAGGAGCTTGGGCAAAAAGCGACGGTGCTGGCGACGGGCGGGCTTGCCAAAACGGTCCTGCCGCTGTGCCGCCGGGAGATTATCCTGGATGAGGAGCTGCTTCTGAAAGGAATGCTGACAATTTACCAGAAAAACCATGCCGCATTTGCGGCGTCTGCGGAGACGGGGAAAGGGGCGGATTCATGCGGGTAG
- a CDS encoding ROK family transcriptional regulator, which produces MRVEQGNSLLRVKAANQSTILRMIYYMGPVKRAEIAEQLELTLPTITTNVNSMISAGIVREVSIRDDGQARIGRKAHLLEVVPEAYHFVGIESTGIHRCVSVVDYCGRPLYSHYDEQGCADYRRSMEETCQVVLDCLKHCHLKLDDISGVCFGLPGWVDREEGILRVHPRNQWSNKNIREDFREITGYKGTVLVENNACVRAIGTQFRRRKEMENVESFTYLLVDTGIACPLIVNRANYIGSAVGAGEVGHMVMEADGRQCVCGNRGCLEAYSSDYAVIERCAEAIRQGKASKLKELCGQARPQMSQIMKAQRQGDRDVSAIVEDAVRVLGTAVANIINFICPDKMLIDCKMFSEMSNRTLLLAETDKNLCNKTYRGTEFLFVEPDRTGGALGAAAVAINHALETHLTIE; this is translated from the coding sequence ATGCGGGTAGAGCAGGGCAACAGTCTGCTGCGTGTGAAGGCTGCCAACCAGTCGACGATTCTTCGCATGATTTATTATATGGGACCGGTGAAGCGCGCGGAGATCGCAGAACAGTTAGAGCTTACCCTTCCCACCATCACAACGAATGTAAACAGCATGATTTCGGCGGGAATCGTGCGGGAGGTCAGCATAAGGGATGACGGACAGGCGCGCATCGGCAGAAAGGCGCATCTGCTGGAGGTCGTTCCGGAGGCGTACCATTTTGTCGGGATCGAGAGCACCGGCATACACCGCTGCGTAAGCGTGGTGGACTACTGCGGACGTCCGCTTTATTCCCACTATGACGAGCAGGGGTGCGCGGATTACCGGCGGAGCATGGAGGAGACCTGCCAGGTGGTGCTGGATTGTCTGAAACACTGTCACCTGAAGCTGGACGATATCAGCGGTGTCTGCTTCGGGCTGCCGGGCTGGGTGGACCGGGAGGAGGGCATCCTGCGGGTACATCCGCGGAACCAGTGGAGCAACAAAAATATCCGTGAGGATTTCCGGGAAATTACCGGCTATAAGGGAACGGTGCTTGTGGAGAATAACGCCTGCGTGCGGGCGATCGGCACGCAGTTCCGCCGCCGGAAGGAAATGGAGAATGTGGAGAGCTTTACGTATCTTCTGGTAGATACCGGTATTGCGTGCCCTCTGATTGTCAACAGAGCCAACTATATCGGCTCGGCGGTCGGCGCCGGGGAGGTCGGACATATGGTAATGGAGGCGGACGGCAGGCAGTGCGTCTGCGGAAACCGCGGCTGTCTGGAGGCGTATTCCAGCGATTACGCGGTGATTGAGCGCTGCGCGGAGGCGATTCGGCAGGGAAAAGCGTCAAAGCTGAAGGAGCTTTGCGGACAGGCGAGACCGCAGATGTCACAGATTATGAAGGCGCAGCGCCAGGGAGACAGAGACGTTTCCGCAATCGTGGAGGATGCGGTAAGGGTGCTCGGAACGGCGGTAGCCAATATCATCAATTTTATCTGCCCGGATAAGATGCTGATTGACTGCAAGATGTTCAGTGAAATGAGCAACCGCACCCTGCTTCTGGCGGAGACGGACAAGAACCTCTGCAATAAGACTTACCGGGGAACGGAATTTCTCTTCGTGGAGCCGGACCGGACGGGCGGGGCGCTCGGCGCCGCAGCCGTTGCCATCAACCATGCGCTGGAGACACACCTTACAATAGAATAA
- a CDS encoding class II fructose-bisphosphate aldolase has translation MPLVPMKAILDATEKYNYAQGAFNVNAVCQAKAVIEVHEMFRSAAILQGADLANAFMGGRTDFANGTLEDKKRGAQNIANAVKKYAENSPVPVALHLDHGKNFESCAAAIAGGYTSVMIDGSALPFEENVELTREVVKYAHERGVTVEGELGVLAGVEDHVFAANSTYTNPMDAVKFFKQTGVDALAISYGTKHGANKGKDTVIRKEIAIATKECMLHEGIEGTLVSHGSSTVPQYIVSEINALGGDIHDAYGIKKEQLKEVSKLGIRKINVDTDIRLAVTRNLRELFRDDPSLRGSASIGEIYELLCKNPSAFDPRVFFPPIMDTVMYGNVPDDDVAKIVDCIERGVKEVVGTLIVEFDSVGRAPLIENVSLDEMAERYRRKG, from the coding sequence ATGCCATTAGTACCAATGAAGGCGATTCTGGACGCAACGGAGAAATACAATTATGCGCAGGGGGCGTTCAATGTAAACGCGGTGTGTCAGGCGAAAGCGGTGATTGAGGTGCATGAAATGTTCCGTTCCGCGGCGATTCTGCAGGGAGCGGATCTGGCGAACGCTTTTATGGGAGGACGGACCGATTTTGCTAACGGGACGCTGGAGGATAAGAAGCGGGGCGCTCAGAATATTGCCAACGCAGTGAAAAAATATGCGGAAAACAGTCCGGTTCCGGTGGCGCTTCATCTGGACCACGGCAAAAATTTCGAGTCCTGCGCGGCGGCGATCGCGGGCGGCTATACCTCTGTTATGATAGATGGTTCCGCGCTTCCGTTTGAGGAAAACGTGGAGCTGACGCGCGAGGTCGTAAAATATGCGCACGAGCGCGGCGTCACAGTGGAAGGGGAGCTCGGCGTGCTCGCCGGTGTGGAGGACCATGTATTTGCGGCGAACTCCACCTACACAAATCCGATGGACGCCGTAAAATTTTTCAAGCAGACCGGCGTGGATGCACTTGCTATCAGCTATGGAACGAAGCACGGCGCAAATAAGGGAAAGGATACGGTCATCCGCAAGGAGATCGCCATCGCGACGAAGGAATGTATGCTGCACGAAGGAATCGAGGGCACGCTGGTGAGCCACGGTTCCTCCACGGTGCCGCAGTATATTGTCAGCGAGATCAATGCGCTCGGCGGAGATATTCATGACGCATACGGCATTAAGAAGGAGCAGCTGAAGGAAGTATCAAAGCTTGGTATCCGCAAGATAAACGTTGATACCGATATCCGTCTTGCTGTTACCCGCAATCTGCGCGAGCTGTTCCGGGACGATCCGTCCCTGCGCGGCAGCGCTTCTATCGGGGAGATTTACGAGCTGCTCTGCAAAAATCCGTCGGCGTTTGACCCGCGCGTGTTCTTCCCGCCGATCATGGATACCGTGATGTACGGAAACGTGCCGGATGACGATGTGGCGAAGATCGTGGACTGCATCGAGCGCGGCGTGAAGGAGGTTGTCGGAACACTGATCGTAGAATTTGACAGTGTGGGCAGGGCGCCGCTGATTGAAAATGTTTCCCTGGATGAAATGGCGGAGCGCTACCGCCGGAAGGGATAG
- a CDS encoding 6-phosphofructokinase: protein MGMNILVAHGGGPTAVINTSLQGVVEAARASGRVDKIYAARFGAEGILKGDLMDLTEVPAEVIARLRHTPASAIGSCRRKLTQDDYPTVLETIKKFKIDAFFYNGGNDSMDTCNKVNELAVKEGLNLSVIGIPKTMDNDLEVTDHCPGFGSAARYAAISASELALDASGLPIHVVVLELMGRNAGWVTAAGAMARRLTRCGQLTYLPEVPVDMDRMLADIEAVYAKGNGLLVTVSEGVCGPDGKPLADTGIVDGFGHVVPGGTAQYISGQIMQKLGIKSRAEKPGLLGRCSIPYVSPVDSGEAYEVGRYALESALRGESGQMVAIEAVRRPQYRSRLFLTPLSGVANAEKRFPLEWIVDGNQIDDAFFDYAKPLMGEDFPQYAFLR, encoded by the coding sequence ATGGGCATGAATATCCTGGTTGCTCACGGCGGCGGACCGACAGCGGTCATCAACACCTCGCTGCAGGGCGTGGTGGAGGCGGCGCGCGCGTCGGGAAGAGTGGATAAAATATATGCCGCGCGGTTTGGCGCGGAGGGGATACTGAAAGGGGATCTCATGGACCTGACGGAGGTTCCGGCGGAGGTGATAGCCCGTCTGAGGCACACCCCGGCTTCGGCAATCGGCTCCTGCCGCAGAAAGCTGACGCAGGACGATTATCCGACGGTGCTGGAAACCATAAAGAAATTTAAAATCGATGCATTTTTTTATAACGGCGGCAATGATTCGATGGATACCTGCAACAAGGTGAATGAGCTTGCCGTAAAGGAAGGTCTGAATCTGTCTGTTATCGGTATTCCGAAAACGATGGACAACGACCTGGAGGTGACGGACCACTGTCCGGGCTTTGGAAGTGCGGCGCGCTATGCGGCGATCAGCGCTTCCGAGCTGGCGCTGGACGCTTCTGGACTGCCGATTCATGTGGTGGTGCTGGAGCTGATGGGAAGAAATGCCGGCTGGGTGACGGCGGCGGGCGCGATGGCAAGGCGTCTGACGCGCTGCGGACAGCTTACCTATCTGCCGGAGGTGCCGGTGGATATGGACAGGATGCTTGCCGATATCGAGGCGGTCTACGCGAAAGGAAACGGACTGCTGGTGACGGTGAGCGAGGGCGTCTGCGGACCGGACGGAAAGCCGCTGGCAGACACCGGCATTGTGGACGGTTTCGGGCATGTCGTTCCGGGCGGCACGGCGCAGTACATATCCGGGCAGATTATGCAGAAGCTGGGCATCAAATCGCGTGCGGAGAAGCCGGGACTGCTCGGCAGATGCAGCATTCCCTATGTGTCGCCGGTCGATTCCGGGGAGGCTTACGAGGTCGGCAGATACGCGCTGGAGTCGGCGCTGCGCGGGGAGAGCGGACAGATGGTCGCCATTGAGGCAGTCCGCAGACCGCAGTACAGAAGCAGACTGTTTCTGACGCCGCTGTCCGGCGTGGCGAATGCGGAAAAGCGTTTTCCGCTGGAATGGATCGTGGACGGCAATCAGATCGACGATGCATTTTTCGATTATGCGAAGCCGCTGATGGGAGAGGACTTCCCGCAGTATGCATTCCTCAGATAA